One window of the Salvelinus fontinalis isolate EN_2023a chromosome 2, ASM2944872v1, whole genome shotgun sequence genome contains the following:
- the LOC129829964 gene encoding reticulophagy regulator 3-like isoform X2: MAHTEGLENAMGECSGKQGSTLGLRSRPCSSERDGQVRVVKASLQKRLGPYEPMLTYLQSVLVWERPFQSVLLYTVVNVVFWFFALTSLRLLFLLSSGLLVFICVDSWRNKIWPEIRVRKPDESENESWGLVQPGVLSVPELCHHIAEVWVSGLAFTSSLVQFKRHNPGKFCLLTCALLTCLVMVGRYIPGLVLSYSAVLAVLLCPLAAYHRVWQRVCVKLEPALQWLDFSVRGYMTSKPIDNQFLRKPIRGAASGDASDSEEELAAFCPTFDDAIVAKELAMTDSEHSDAEVSYTDNGTFNLSRGQTPLTEGSEDFDRHSDNEESFARDLNDFPSINPDATLMDDDDDSCIGLPSLGLRSGRTGPRTTAELLDVESHLDSDQDDEELSFSGLPTASDFLGGDLAGIIASNMIQAALAGAMQPRPPAARRERVGPTRAGAHRGYRKQSSSELDTDLVGEDFEMLDQSELNQMDSFGGAGGRGGGQGGGQESSFLSNLLGKPH, encoded by the exons ATGGCGCATACGGAAGGACTGGAAAATGCCATGGGAGAGTGTTCAGGAAAACAGGGGTCGACTCTTGGCCTGAGAAGTCGACCATGCTCCAGCGAAAGAGATGGCCAGGTCCGCGTTGTTAAAGCCTCGCTTCAGAAGAGACTCGGACCTTACGAGCCGATGTTGACCTACCTACAGTCCGTTCTGGTGTGGGAAAGGCCGTTTCAGAGTGTGCTACTGTACACAGTGGTTAACGTTGTGTTCTG GTTCTTTGCCCTGACCTCGCTGCGCCTGCTCTTCCTGCTGTCCTCTGGCCTGCTTGTTTTCATCTGCGTTGACAGCTGGAGGAACAAGATCTGGCCTGAGATCAGAG TTAGAAAACCTGATGAGTCTGAAAATGAAAG CTGGGGCCTGGTGCAGCCAGGGGTGCTCAGTGTTCCAGAGCTGTGTCACCACATTGCTGAGGTCTGGGTCTCTGGGCTGGCCTTCACATCCAGCCTGGTGCAGTTCAAACGCCACAACCCTGGCAAG TTCTGCCTCCTGACCTGTGCCCTCTTGACCTGTCTGGTCATGGTTGGACGGTACATTCCTGGACTGGTGCTCTCTTACTCTGCAG TGCTGGCTGTTCTGCTGTGCCCCCTAGCAGCATACCACCGAGTCTGGCAGCGTGTGTGCGTGAAGCTGGAGCCGGCCCTGCAGTGGCTGGACTTCAGCGTTCGCGGGTATATGACGTCAAAGCCCATCGACAACCAGT TCCTCCGCAAGCCAATTCGGGGTGCAGCATCCGGTGATGCCAGTGACAGTGAGGAGGAGCTTGCTGCATTCTGCCCGACG TTTGACGATGCTATAGTGGCCAAAGAACTTGCGATGACTGACTCTGAGCACTCTGACGCTGAGGTCTCGTACACAGACAATGGGACCTTTAATCTGTCCCGTGGCCAGACTCCTCTCACAGAGGGCTCAGAAG ATTTTGATAGACACAGTGACAATGAGGAGTCGTTTGCACGAGACCTCAATGACTTCCCCTCCATCAACCCAGATGCCACCCTGATGGACGACGACGACGACTCATGCATCGGGCTGCCCAGCCTGGGTCTTCGGTCTGGGCGGACTGGCCCCCGAACCACGGCCGAGCTGCTGGATGTGGAATCCCACCTGGACTCTGACCAGGACGACGAGGAGCTCTCCTTCAGCGGCCTCCCCACTGCTTCTGACTTCCTCGGAGGTGACCTGGCTGGAATCATCGCTAGCAACATGATTCAGGCGGCATTGGCTGGTGCCATGCAGCCTCGTCCCCCTGCCGCCCGCAGAGAGAGGGTGGGGCCCACCAGAGCAGGGGCCCATAGGGGCTACCGCAAGCAGTCTAGCTCGGAGCTGGACACGGACTTGGTCGGAGAGGACTTTGAGATGCTGGACCAGTCGGAGCTGAACCAGATGGATTCCTTTGGGGGTGCAGGAGGACGGGGAGGAGGGCAGGGTGGGGGACAGGAGTCCAGCTTCCTCTCCAACCTACTGGGGAAACCACATTGA
- the LOC129829964 gene encoding reticulophagy regulator 3-like isoform X1 translates to MAHTEGLENAMGECSGKQGSTLGLRSRPCSSERDGQVRVVKASLQKRLGPYEPMLTYLQSVLVWERPFQSVLLYTVVNVVFWFFALTSLRLLFLLSSGLLVFICVDSWRNKIWPEIRVSYCPWCEYPAGPVRKPDESENESWGLVQPGVLSVPELCHHIAEVWVSGLAFTSSLVQFKRHNPGKFCLLTCALLTCLVMVGRYIPGLVLSYSAVLAVLLCPLAAYHRVWQRVCVKLEPALQWLDFSVRGYMTSKPIDNQFLRKPIRGAASGDASDSEEELAAFCPTFDDAIVAKELAMTDSEHSDAEVSYTDNGTFNLSRGQTPLTEGSEDFDRHSDNEESFARDLNDFPSINPDATLMDDDDDSCIGLPSLGLRSGRTGPRTTAELLDVESHLDSDQDDEELSFSGLPTASDFLGGDLAGIIASNMIQAALAGAMQPRPPAARRERVGPTRAGAHRGYRKQSSSELDTDLVGEDFEMLDQSELNQMDSFGGAGGRGGGQGGGQESSFLSNLLGKPH, encoded by the exons ATGGCGCATACGGAAGGACTGGAAAATGCCATGGGAGAGTGTTCAGGAAAACAGGGGTCGACTCTTGGCCTGAGAAGTCGACCATGCTCCAGCGAAAGAGATGGCCAGGTCCGCGTTGTTAAAGCCTCGCTTCAGAAGAGACTCGGACCTTACGAGCCGATGTTGACCTACCTACAGTCCGTTCTGGTGTGGGAAAGGCCGTTTCAGAGTGTGCTACTGTACACAGTGGTTAACGTTGTGTTCTG GTTCTTTGCCCTGACCTCGCTGCGCCTGCTCTTCCTGCTGTCCTCTGGCCTGCTTGTTTTCATCTGCGTTGACAGCTGGAGGAACAAGATCTGGCCTGAGATCAGAG TGTCATACTGCCCTTGGTGTGAATACCCTGCTGGCCCTG TTAGAAAACCTGATGAGTCTGAAAATGAAAG CTGGGGCCTGGTGCAGCCAGGGGTGCTCAGTGTTCCAGAGCTGTGTCACCACATTGCTGAGGTCTGGGTCTCTGGGCTGGCCTTCACATCCAGCCTGGTGCAGTTCAAACGCCACAACCCTGGCAAG TTCTGCCTCCTGACCTGTGCCCTCTTGACCTGTCTGGTCATGGTTGGACGGTACATTCCTGGACTGGTGCTCTCTTACTCTGCAG TGCTGGCTGTTCTGCTGTGCCCCCTAGCAGCATACCACCGAGTCTGGCAGCGTGTGTGCGTGAAGCTGGAGCCGGCCCTGCAGTGGCTGGACTTCAGCGTTCGCGGGTATATGACGTCAAAGCCCATCGACAACCAGT TCCTCCGCAAGCCAATTCGGGGTGCAGCATCCGGTGATGCCAGTGACAGTGAGGAGGAGCTTGCTGCATTCTGCCCGACG TTTGACGATGCTATAGTGGCCAAAGAACTTGCGATGACTGACTCTGAGCACTCTGACGCTGAGGTCTCGTACACAGACAATGGGACCTTTAATCTGTCCCGTGGCCAGACTCCTCTCACAGAGGGCTCAGAAG ATTTTGATAGACACAGTGACAATGAGGAGTCGTTTGCACGAGACCTCAATGACTTCCCCTCCATCAACCCAGATGCCACCCTGATGGACGACGACGACGACTCATGCATCGGGCTGCCCAGCCTGGGTCTTCGGTCTGGGCGGACTGGCCCCCGAACCACGGCCGAGCTGCTGGATGTGGAATCCCACCTGGACTCTGACCAGGACGACGAGGAGCTCTCCTTCAGCGGCCTCCCCACTGCTTCTGACTTCCTCGGAGGTGACCTGGCTGGAATCATCGCTAGCAACATGATTCAGGCGGCATTGGCTGGTGCCATGCAGCCTCGTCCCCCTGCCGCCCGCAGAGAGAGGGTGGGGCCCACCAGAGCAGGGGCCCATAGGGGCTACCGCAAGCAGTCTAGCTCGGAGCTGGACACGGACTTGGTCGGAGAGGACTTTGAGATGCTGGACCAGTCGGAGCTGAACCAGATGGATTCCTTTGGGGGTGCAGGAGGACGGGGAGGAGGGCAGGGTGGGGGACAGGAGTCCAGCTTCCTCTCCAACCTACTGGGGAAACCACATTGA
- the LOC129829980 gene encoding max-like protein X, with protein sequence MTDPTASPEDHWNKNDGSFSDNGFDPSFFAENARKGTVVSRANSIGSTSASSVPNTDDEDSDYRHETTYKESYKDRRRQAHTQAEQKRRDAIKKGYDDLQSIVPTCQQQSEFAVGTQKISKATVLQKTIDYIQFLHKEKKKQEEDMSMLRKEVMALKIMKTNYEHIVKAHQNNPQQGEEQVSDHVKFSVFQSIMDSLFQSFSRSVSVASFQELSACVFSWIEEHCKPQTLRAFVVGVLRQLNSQLY encoded by the exons ATGACGGATCCTACAGCATCGCCGGAGGATCACTGGAACAAA AACGATGGGTCTTTCAGTGACAACGGATTTGACCCCA GTTTCTTTGCTGAGAATGCAAGGAAGGGTACTGTGGTCTCCAGGGCTAACAGCATTGGGTCCACAAGTGCCTCATCAGTACCAAATACAG ATGATGAAGACAGTGACTACAGGCATGAGACCACATACAAGGAGTCCTACAAAGACCGGcggagacaggcacacacacaggccgaGCAGAAACGACGGGATGCTATCAAG AAGGGTTATGATGATCTCCAGTCCATAGTGCCCACCTGCCAGCAGCAGTCTGAGTTTGCCGTGGGGACACAGAAGATCAGCAAGGCCACAGTGCTGCAGAAAA CTATTGACTACATCCAGTTTCTGCAcaaggagaagaagaagcaggAGGAGGACATGTCTATGCTGAGGAAGGAAGTGATGGCACTGAAGATCATGAAAAC GAACTATGAGCACATAGTGAAGGCCCACCAGAACAACCCTCAGCAGGGGGAGGAGCAGGTGTCGGACCATGTCAAGTTCAGCGTGTTTCAGAGCATCATGGACTCCCTGTTCCAGTCCTTCAGCAGGTCTGTGTCTGTGGCCAGCTTCCAGGAGCTGTCCGCCTGCGTCTTCAGCTGGATCGAGGAGCACTGCAAGCCTCAG ACATTGCGTGCGTTTGTGGTGGGAGTTCTCCGGCAGCTCAACAgccagctgtattaa
- the LOC129829986 gene encoding homologous-pairing protein 2 homolog yields the protein MSKKDNGGLTVIFAYLNEKNRPYSAQDVFNNLQKQHGLGKTAVVKAMEQLALEGKIKEKTYGKQKIYFADQAQFAEVSEADLKDIDSRISDLSTQVQAISQGCRQLDAELKELNSSLTTEEMMSEIQELKAECSGYRERLEKIKSATNHVTPEQKEMVYKERHLYVKEWKKRKRLASDMMGSILEGYPKTKKQFLEEVGVETDEDCKVTMPST from the exons ATGAGCAAAAAAGACAACGGAG GTTTAACAGTCATATTTGCTTACCTGAACGAGAAGAACCGTCCTTACAGTGCCCAAGATGTCTTTAACAATTTACAGAAGCAGCACGGCCTGGGAAAGACG GCTGTGGTTAAAGCCATGGAACAGTTGGCACTGGAAGGGAAGATCAAAGAGAAAACCTATGGGAAGCAAAAGATCTACTTTGCTGATCAG GCCCAGTTTGCAGAGGTGAGTGAGGCAGATCTGAAGGACATCGACAGTCGCATCTCTGACCTCAGCACACAGGTGCAGGCTATCTCTCAGGGCTGCAGACAGCTGGACGCAG AGCTGAAGGAGCTCAACAGCTCCCTGACCACAGAGGAAATGATGTCAGAGATCCAGGAGCTGAAAGCAGAGTGTTCTGGTTACAGGGAGCGCCTGGAGAAGATCAAGTCAGCGACCAATCATGTCACACCAGAGCAGAAGGAGATG GTTTACAAGGAGAGACATCTCTACGTGAAAGagtggaagaagaggaagagactG GCATCTGACATGATGGGTTCCATTTTGGAGGGATACCCCAAGACCAAGAAGCAATTTCTG gaaGAAGTTGGTGTGGAGACTGATGAGGactgtaaagtgactatgccaaGTACCTGA